A DNA window from Helianthus annuus cultivar XRQ/B chromosome 15, HanXRQr2.0-SUNRISE, whole genome shotgun sequence contains the following coding sequences:
- the LOC110885925 gene encoding uridylate kinase, protein MALSSSASSASISTSYYKPILGFIKPNLQHTNFINYGFNCNYRSLVINCSSSSDSNHSMAFSLNENGSSRGPVKWQRVLLKVSGEALAGDGEQNIDPKVTMAIAREVADVTRLGIEVAIVVGGGNIFRGASWAGSSGLDRSSADYIGMLATVMNAIYLQATMESIGIPTRVQTAFRMSEVAEPYIRRRAVRHLEKGRVVIFAAGTGNPFFTTDTAAALRCAEINAEVVLKATNVDGVYDEDPRVNPNARLLDSLTYQQVTSRDLSVMDMTAITLCQENNIPVVVFNLGKPGNIAKAIKGESVGTLIGGACVSAAART, encoded by the exons ATGGCTTTATCTTCTTCTGCTTCCTCTGCCTCCATATCCACCTCTTATTATAAGCCCATTTTAGGGTTTATCAAACCAAATCTTCAACATACTAATTTTATAAATTATGGGTTTAACTGCAACTACCGCTCATTGGTCATCAATTGTTCTTCTTCATCAGATTCTAATCATTCTATGGCGTTTAG TTTGAATGAAAATGGCTCATCGAGAGGTCCGGTTAAGTGGCAAAGGGTGCTTCTTAAAGTAAGCGGAGAAGCACTTGCAGGTGACGGAGAGCAAAATATTGACCCAAAA gttACAATGGCTATTGCAAGAGAGGTTGCCGATGTGACCCGACTCGGCATTGAG GTGGCCATAGTTGTTGGTGGCGGAAATATCTTCCGTGGTGCCTCGTGGGCAGGAAGTAGTGGCCTCGATCGTTCATCTGCTGATTACATTGG GATGTTGGCAACTGTGATGAACGCTATATATTTGCAAGCAACAATGGAGAGCATCGGCATTCCAACAAGAGTCCAGACGGCATTTCGGATGTCGGAAGTTGCTGAACCGTACATACGTCGAAGGGCCGTTAGGCATTTAGAAAAAGGAAGAGTTGTCATATTCGCTGCCGGAACTGGAAATCCCTTCTTCACAACAGATACTGCTGCAGCCCTTCGCTGTGCCGAGA TTAATGCGGAGGTAGTTTTAAAAGCTACTAATGTGGATGGTGTGTATGATGAAGATCCAAGGGTTAACCCAAACGCTCGACTTCTCGACTCTCTTACGTATCAACAAGTAACTTCGCGGGACCTTTCTGTTATGGACATGACCGCAATCACTCTATGCCAAGAGAATAACATCCCAG TTGTTGTTTTCAATCTTGGAAAACCTGGTAACATTGCAAAGGCCATAAAGGGCGAGAGCGTCGGCACACTGATTGGTGGCGCTTGTGTCTCGGCTGCTGCAAGGACCTGA
- the LOC110885924 gene encoding uncharacterized protein LOC110885924: MECNKDEACRAKEVAVEKMVRNEFEAARKFALKAKQLFPELDNISQIIAVCDVHCSAQKMIYNGGKDLYGILQVENVADETSIRKQYRKLALVLHPDKNKFPGAEAAFKLIGEAHMTLSDKEKRSVYDIKCRQFARPAVTKVQDRQGNQTSNAGQNKFNYGQSTKFNGLNHAQHSASKQNIRLTFWTYCVFCTIKYEYNREHVNKPLRCQHCSKIFIAYDYGAPSGAGTSFVNEKSANLKSKPVSQQKEAEKSEKVKVNKQEGATKSKSANLGSKPVSQQKEAGKSEKVKVKGNKQEGVTKSNANVQKPMETGTVKGVNKKRGRKTEEESNESRSDESEVTGGGLGGISVNQRRSSRQKQHVSYREDGDDEFSPQKRSKPNKPSNEVEDMKNENVSGCEDTSDNISESDSEPELVDCPEQEFCNFDKDKEAHCFAVDQIWACYDSLDGMPRFYAQINKVYSSGFRLRFTWLESEPTDDLETKWVEEGLPVACGEFALGETDETRDRLMFSHQIVYNKKDGSKFSYVVSPQKGETWALYKDWDIKWSSDPESHMKFRFDMVEILSVHDDWVTVAFLLKVKGFVSVFQRGVAEHTIPSNERFRFSHRIPSAKLTGTERAGVPTGSFELDMASLPSDFEDYCHYYSKVNDGQSSSSGHNFRSDKQISKFQVGQIWAYWEQHANGIRQCYAQIKKIEHQSFKLHVSLLNLCDNPCNGSSACGLFKLSGKRKVLAANTFSHIVKAEAFGKKSFNIHPKEQQIWALCKRQEDAGECEIVEVVGTDAVSINVMSLTRVFGSTSVFMSPRTQSSTGKIVVIPRVELNRFSRQIPAFRFTDDCLRSCWELDPAALTGLHLVEPNQC, encoded by the exons ATGGAGTGCAACAAAGATGAGGCTTGTAGAGCCAAGGAAGTTGCAGTAGAAAAGATGGTGAGAAATGAGTTTGAAGCGGCTCGAAAGTTTGCATTGAAGGCCAAACAGTTATTCCCAGAATTAGATAACATTTCGCAAATAATTGCAGTCTGTGATGTTCATTGTTCTGCACAAAAAATGATATATAATGGTGGAAAGGACTTATATGGAATCCTTCAAGTCGAAAACGTAGCTGATGAAACAAGCATCCGGAAACAATACCGAAAACTCGCACTTGTACTTCATCCTGACAAAAACAAATTTCCGGGAGCAGAAGCGGCGTTTAAACTTATCGGCGAAGCACATATGACACTTTCCGACAAAGAAAAAAGGTCGGTTTATGACATCAAGTGTCGACAGTTTGCCAGACCTGCTGTTACAAAGGTTCAAGACCGTCAAGGAAACCAAACTTCTAATGCTGGTCAGAACAAGTTCAATTATGGGCAGAGTACAAAGTTTAACGGTTTGAATCACGCTCAACACTCAGCATCAAAACAGAATATCCGGTTAACATTCTGGACATATTGCGTGTTCTGTACCATAAAGTATGAGTATAACAGAGAACATGTTAACAAGCCTTTGCGGTGTCAGCATTGCTCAAAGATCTTCATTGCTTATGACTATGGTGCACCAAGTGGAGCGGGAACCAGTTTTGTGAACGAGAAGAGTGCTAATCTTAAATCCAAGCCTGTTTCTCAACAGAAAGAGGCTGaaaaatcggagaaagtcaaagTCAATAAACAGGAAGGGGCCACAAAGTCAAAGAGTGCAAATCTTGGATCCAAGCCTGTTTCTCAACAGAAAGAGGCTGGGAAATCCgagaaagtcaaagtcaaaggcaATAAACAGGAAGGGGTCACAAAGTCAAATGCCAATGTACAGAAGCCAATGGAAACAGGAACTGTTAAAGGCGTGAATAAAAAGCGAGGAAGAAAAACAGAAGAAGAATCTAATGAAAGTCGTTCTGATGAAAGCGAGGTGACAGGTGGCGGTCTTGGTGGTATTAGTGTCAATCAGCGAAGATCTTCTCGGCAAAAACAACACGTTTCTTACCGGGAAGACGGTGATGATGAGTTTAGCCCTCAAAAGCGATCAAAACCAAATAAACCGTCCAATGAAGTTGAAGATATGAAAAACGAAAATGTATCTGGTTGTGAAGATACATCTGACAATATTTCTGAATCTGATTCAGAACCGGAGTTAGTAGACTGTCCGGAACAAGAATTCTGTAATTTCGACAAGGATAAAGAAGCACATTGTTTTGCAGTTGATCAAATCTGGGCGTGTTATGATTCTCTTGACGGCATGCCACGATTCTACGCACAAATCAACAAGGTTTATTCATCTGGGTTTAGGCTGCGGTTCACTTGGTTGGAGTCCGAGCCAACGGATGATCTTGAAACTAAATGGGTAGAAGAAGGGTTACCCGTTGCTTGTGGGGAGTTTGCGCTCGGTGAAACAGACGAAACCAGAGATCGACTCATGTTTTCTCATCAGATAGTATACAATAAGAAAGATGGGAGTAAATTTTCGTATGTCGTTAGTCCACAGAAAGGCGAAACGTGGGCTTTATATAAGGACTGGGATATAAAATGGAGTTCGGACCCAGAAAGTCATATGAAATTCCGATTTGATATGGTCGAGATTCTTTCGGTGCACGACGATTGGGTAACTGTTGCTTTTTTGTTGAAAGTGAAAGGTTTTGTAAGTGTGTTTCAGAGAGGAGTTGCGGAACATACGATTCCGTCCAATGAACGGTTTCGGTTTTCTCATCGTATCCCGTCAGCAAAACTGACTGGAACTGAAAGAGCTGGTGTACCCACTGGATCGTTTGAGCTCGACATGGCTTCTCTTCCCAGTGACTTTGAAGACTATTGTCATTATTATTCTAAAGTCAATGATGGTCAAAGTTCTTCTTCGGGTCATAACTTCAGATCCGACAAGCAGATCTCCAAATTTCAAGTAGGTCAGATATGGGCATATTGGGAACAACATGCTAACGGGATACGTCAATGCTATGCGCAAATTAAAAAGATTGAACATCAATCGTTTAAACTGCATGTATCTCTACTTAACCTATGCGACAATCCATGTAATGGATCTAGTGCGTGTGGTTTATTTAAACTGTCTGGTAAACGTAAAGTACTTGCAGCAAATACATTTTCTCATATTGTAAAAGCAGAAGCGTTTGGTAAAAAGTCGTTTAATATACATCCAAAGGAACAACAGATATGGGCTTTATGCAAAAGGCAGGAGGATGCTGGTGAATGTGAAATCGTTGAAGTTGTTGGGACTGATGCAGTTAGTATAAACGTTATGTCCCTGACGCGTGTATTCGGTTCTACGTCGGTTTTTATGTCCCCAAGGACACAAAGTTCGACAGGGAAGATTGTGGTGATACCACGGGTAGAGTTAAATAGATTCTCTCGTCAGATTCCTGCTTTTCGTTTTACAGATGACTGCTTGAGAAGCTGTTGGGAGCTTGATCCTGCCGCACTTACAG GATTGCACCTGGTTGAACCTAATCAATGTTAG